One genomic segment of Canis lupus baileyi chromosome 9, mCanLup2.hap1, whole genome shotgun sequence includes these proteins:
- the LOC140640571 gene encoding uncharacterized protein: MVPPRPPPARPAPGLPSPRPLGIRAPGIRCLTSRGRRLLSPRKLPSRPCLAPHSHYPAPAPPPPGGPPGPLPALRLPVQPPPVCRRSGGLGVPGSSSTWLEAPLGEVSVLSPRARHKCRKSPRGKSVTRRYCSRARAFRVGSVRSAACAFWGLLAQLFPSETPGRLGVGNVGPGCSLGETWARPGRCVSPEPWVCAVLGPEGGRGRGSTRHPHALCQPVGLGVLPRLHPGLPPSPQEGHPTPHPTPPAAWPGPAAPLPPACLSHSVLGGPCHSWGQGWLGRKSAHARPPGGAVQGQAVLT; encoded by the coding sequence ATGGTGCCCCCcaggccgccccccgcccgcccagcACCCGGCCTGCCCTCGCCACGGCCCCTTGGTATCAGGGCCCCAGGCATCCGGTGCCTCACTTCCCGGGGGCGCAGACTGCTGTCCCCCAGGAAGCTGCCCTCCCGCCCGTGCCTGGCCCCGCACAGCCATTACCCTGCGCCCGCGCCCCCTCCTCCGGGAGGCCCCCCAGGGCCTCTCCCAGCCCTGCGGCTGCCTGTCCAGCCCCCGCCTGTGTGCAGGCGCTCGGGgggcctgggggtgcctggctctAGCAGCACTTGGCTGGAGGCTCCTCTTGGGGAGGTCTCCGTGCTCAGCCCTCGGGCCAGGCACAAATGCAGGAAGTCACCAAGGGGAAAGTCTGTCACACGAAGGTATTGTTCCCGGGCTCGTGCTTTCCGGGTGGGCTCGGTCCGCAGTGCGGCTTGCGCGTTCTGGGGGCTCCTGGCCCAACTGTTTCCCTCCGAGACCCCGGGGCGCCTAGGGGTGGGGAATGTGGGGCCAGGGTGCAGCCTCGGGGAGACGTGGGCGCGCCCCGGGCGGTGTGTGTCCCCGGAGCCCTGGGTCTGCGCCGTGTTGGGGCCCGAGGGAGGTCGGGGCCGGGGTTCCACGCGCCACCCACACGCTCTCTGCCAGCCTGTGGGCCTTGGGGTCCTGCCCAGGCTGCACCCAGGcttgcctccctccccccaggagGGCCACCCCACACCTCACCCCACGCCCCCTGCAGCCTGGCCAGGGCCTGCTGCCCCACTGCCACCGGCCTGCCTGAGCCACTCTGTCCTGGGGGGACCCTGCCACAGCTGGGGACAGGGCTGGCTGGGCAGGAAGTCAGCCCACGCTAGGCCCCCGGGGGGGGCAGTGCAGGGGCAGGCAGTCCTCACCTGA